A single window of Macrobrachium nipponense isolate FS-2020 chromosome 31, ASM1510439v2, whole genome shotgun sequence DNA harbors:
- the LOC135207027 gene encoding cuticle protein AMP1A-like encodes MKFVIIAALATVALAAPQYSYDAPAGRSSADSSEEVAILRDERVHEDDGKYNFDFESENGIRFSEAGSPDGDEDAIVSAGQYSYTAPDGTEVVVKYVANENGFQPQSDLLPVAPEFPHPIPQFVLDQIAFAAEEDARRARGDSREAPSRSYGAPQ; translated from the exons ATGAAGTTT GTGATCATCGCTGCCCTGGCCACCGTGGCCCTTGCTGCCCCTCAGTACAGCTACGATGCCCCTGCTGGCCGCTCCAGCGCCGATTCCTCCGAGGAAGTAGCCATCTTGAGGGACGAGAGAGTCCACGAAGACGACGGCAAATACAACTTCGACTTCGAATCCGAAAATGGCATCAGGTTCTCCGAGGCTGGATCTCCCGACGGAGATGAGGACGCCATCGTCAGTGCTGGACAATACTC CTACACTGCTCCTGACGGTACCGAAGTCGTTGTGAAATACGTCGCCAACGAGAACGGCTTCCAGCCCCAGTCCGACCTTCTACCAGTAGCCCCCGAATTCCCCCACCCAATTCCCCAGTTCGTGCTGGACCAGATCGCCTTCGCTGCTGAGGAAGACGCCCGCCGTGcccgtggtgactctcgtgaggcTCCTTCCAGGTCCTACGGCGCCCCCCAGTAA